A genome region from Setaria italica strain Yugu1 chromosome III, Setaria_italica_v2.0, whole genome shotgun sequence includes the following:
- the LOC101759572 gene encoding probable polyamine transporter At3g19553 → MTGSPADPPARPRLTVLPLIALIFYDVSGGPFGIEDSVRAGGGALLPLLGFLVLPALWSLPEALVTAELASAFPTNAGYVAWVSAAFGPAAAFLVGFSKWASGTLDNALYPVLFLDYLRSGGGLVLPPVLRSLAILALTAALTYLNYRGLHLVGLSALALTAFSLSPFVALAVLAAPKIRPSRWLSFNAGAVNLRGYFNSMFWNLNYWDKASTLAGEVEEPRKTFPKAVFGAVGLVVGAYLIPLLAGTGALPSETAAEWTDGFFSEVGRRIGGPWLRVWIQAAAAMSNMGLFEAEMSSDSFQLLGMAEMGMIPAIFARRSKHGTPTFSILCSATGVVILSFMSFQEIIEFLNFLYGLGMLVVFAAFVKLRAKNPDLPRPYRIPVGTAGAAAMCVPPVALITTVMCLASARTVIVNAVVVAAGVALYYGVEHAKRHAWVEFLAPVPPPPDSSHGSTTALEDADVEDVRAGLLADETADEGGSKVE, encoded by the exons ATGACCGGCTCCCCCGCGGATCccccggcgcggccgcggctgaCGGTGCTCCCCCTCATCGCGCTCATCTTCTACGACGTCTCCGGGGGGCCCTTCGGCATCGAGGACTCGgtccgcgcgggcggcggcgcgctgctcCCGCTCCTCGGCTTCCTCGTCCTCCCCGCCCTCTGGTCGCTCCCGGAGGCGCTCGTCACCGCCGAGCTCGCCTCCGCGTTCCCCACCAACGCCGGCTACGTCGCCTGGGTCTCCGCCGCcttcggccccgccgccgccttcctcgtcGGGTTCTCCAAGTGGGCGTCCGGCACGCTCGACAACGCGCTCTACCCGGTGCTCTTCCTCGACTACCTCaggtccggcggcggcctcgtcctcCCGCCGGTGCTACGCTCGCTGGCGATCCTCGCGCTCACGGCCGCGCTCACCTACCTCAACTACCGCGGGCTCCACCTCGTGGGCCTCTCGGCGCTGGCCCTCACCGCCTTCTCGCTCTCCCCGTTCGTCGCgctcgccgtgctcgccgccccCAAGATCCGCCCGTCCCGCTGGCTCTCCTTCAACGCCGGCGCCGTCAACCTGCGCGGCTACTTCAATTCCATGTTCTGGAACCTTAACTACTGGGACAAGGCCAGCAcgctcgccggcgaggtcgaggaGCCCAGGAAGACGTTCCCCAAGGCGGTGTTCGGCGCAGTGgggctcgtcgtcggcgcctACCTCATCCCGCTGCTGGCCGGCACCGGCGCGCTGCCGTCGGAGACGGCGGCCGAGTGGACCGACGGCTTCTTCTCCGAGGTCGGGCGGAGGATCGGCGGGCCCTGGCTCCGCGTGTGGatccaggccgccgccgccatgtccaACATGGGGCTCTTCGAGGCCGAGATGAGCAGCGACTCCTTCCAGCTCCTCGGCATGGCCGAGATGGGCATGATCCCCGCCATCTTCGCCCGCAG GTCCAAGCACGGGACGCCGACGTTCAGCATCCTGTGCTCGGCGACGGGGGTAGTGATCCTCTCCTTCATGAGCTTCCAGGAGATCATCGAGTTCCTCAACTTCCTCTACGGGCTCGGGATGCTCGTCGTGTTCGCGGCCTTCGTCAAGCTGCGCGCCAAGAACCCGGACCTCCCCAGGCCGTACCGGATCCCCGTCGGCACCGCGGGGGCCGCCGCCATGTGCGTCCCGCCCGTCGCGCTCATCACCACCGTCATGTGCCTCGCGTCGGCCAGGACCGTCATCGTCAACGCCGTCGTGGTAGCCGCCGGCGTCGCGCTGTACTACGGCGTCGAGCACGCCAAGAGGCACGCGTGGGTCGAGTTCCTGgcgcccgtgccgccgccgcctgacaGCTCCCACGGATCAACCACGGCGCTTGAAGACGCCGACGTCGAGGACGTCCGCGCCGGGCTGCTCGCCGACGAGACCGCTGACGAAGGTGGCAGCAAGGTCGAGTAG